In one window of Arachis ipaensis cultivar K30076 chromosome B06, Araip1.1, whole genome shotgun sequence DNA:
- the LOC107647087 gene encoding uncharacterized protein LOC107647087: MTVYHGGRFGYDNGTLEYIWGEMTVIEDVDMDCWSLFEAYAEVGQFGYTNEKIVAFWYKDSSSDWLENDLKLFEGDRDAIEMSKITGKRGHVDLYVVHKVEVDEEFPEVGFLDVGGPGEQVQEAERANDEEEVDRANAETVKEGDKLNPDEQVKSNSDEDSDDEDFIPSDGEVDSADDVMFTDSEEEYDDESRFDEVRGGTDGDRIEKGKGVAGSDFSDEEGFNSDEVDVDYEVGGGSEKEDSEDDDNNEAIRYPIHKDVKDMTRYKWEVGTVFASREEFKDTVTAYAVQKRRGLRYAKLDLVRVRAVCQEGCPFWLYAAKMSEEETWQLRSMNLKHTCGQSHRVEILHTGWLSKAFRKKVEGNPKVKIKDLVNKAQRKWNLIVTTSMAARLDKLHWMRFRELTGSSTKGLLTTARNCYVLIQAACKKSFLQCRKFVGLDGCFLKTPQGGQLLTAIGWDPNDQMLPIAYAIVEALTKDTWKWFFWLLIDDIGAEVIGKSTFMSDQQKGLLPAFDEVIPGVDHRFCVRHLYSNFRKKFPGLHLKQLMWRCAKATHWKEWEKEMQIIRQINVDAHRHLNAILPRFWSRSRFNFHSKCDTLVKNMCESFNGAIVDSREKPIVTMLEDIRVYLMSRWALNRERIKNFNGTVLPRTRMKLERRGRLAGEWRPYWSAAQTYKVVNGLSKFSVDLSAHECSYRKWQLSGIPCTHAISCINYKGLDIDGFVDDYYKKAAYVKCYDSVINPLNGPDLWEKTNFDDVMPPPYRKPSHRPVKKRKR, encoded by the exons ATGACTGTCTACCATGGTGGTAGATTTGGGTATGACAATGGTACATTGGAGTATATATGGGGAGAAATGACTGTGATCGAAGATGTTGATATGGATTGCTGGTCTCTTTTTGAGGCATATGCTGAGGTGGGACAGTTTGGGTACACAAATGAAAAAATTGTAGCTTTCTGGTATAAGGACTCAAGTTCTGATTGGTTAGAGAACGATTTGAAGTTATTTGAGGGAGACAGAGATGCCATTGAGATGAGTAAAATAACAGGGAAGAGGGGTCATGTTGATCTGTACGTGGTCCATAAGGTTGAGGTTGATGAAGAATTTCCTGAAGTAGGATTTCTTGATGTTGGAGGCCCAGGTGAACAGGTTCAGGAGGCGGAGAGGGCCAATGATGAAGAG GAGGTGGACAGGGCCAATGCGGAGACGGTTAAAGAGGGAGATAAGCTGAACCCGGATGAGCAGGTTAAATCGAATAGTGATGAGGATAGTGATGATGAGGATTTCATTCCATCTGATGGTGAGGTTGACAGTGCAGATGATGTGATGTTTACAGATAGTGAAGAGGAGTACGATGATGAGAGCAGATTTGATGAAGTAAGAGGCGGGACGGATGGTGATCGGATTGAAAAAGGAAAAGGGGTTGCAGGAAGTGATTTCAGTGATGAGGAAGGGTTCAATAGTGATGAAGTTGATGTGGATTATGAAGTGGGTGGTGGTTCAGAGAAAGAGGACAGCGAGGATGATGATAACAATGAAGCAATTAGATATCCAATCCATAAAGATGTGAAAGACATGACAAGGTACAAATGGGAAGTTGGAACTGTGTTTGCTTCAAGGGAGGAATTCAAGGACACTGTAACAGCTTATGCAGTGCAAAAAAGAAGGGGACTGAGGTATGCGAAACTTGACTTGGTTAGGGTGAGGGCTGTTTGTCAAGAGGGTTGCCCGTTTTGGTTATACGCAGCAAAAATGAGTGAGGAGGAGACTTGGCAACTTAGGTCAATGAACCTTAAGCATACTTGTGGCCAGTCACATAGGGTAGAGATACTGCATACTGGTTGGCTGAGTAAAGCATTTAGGAAGAAAGTGGAAGGTAACCCAAAAGTGAAGATAAAGGACCTAGTCAATAAGGCACAAAGGAAATGGAATTTGATAGTGACAACATCAATGGCAGCTAGGTTAGACAAGCTGCATTGGATGAGATTCAGGGAGCTTACCGGAAGCAGTACAAAAGGATTGCTGACTACTGCTCGGAACTGCTACGTGCTAATCCAGG CTGCTTGCAAGAAGAGCTTCCTGCAGTGTAGAAAGTTTGTTGGATTGGATGGGTGTTTTCTAAAGACACCTCAAGGGGGGCAGTTGTTGACAGCGATAGGGTGGGATCCTAATGATCAAATGCTTCCAATCGCCTACGCCATTGTGGAGGCATTGACTAAAGACACCTGGAAGTGGTTTTTCTGGCTGCTCATTGACGACATCGGAGCTGAGGTCATTGGGAAATCAACCTTCATGTCTGATCAGCAAAAG GGTCTCTTGCCTGCTTTTGATGAGGTCATTCCAGGAGTGGACCATAGGTTCTGTGTCCGCCATCTTTACAGCAACTTCAGGAAGAAATTTCCTGGGTTACACCTGAAGCAGCTGATGTGGAGGTGTGCAAAGGCTACACACTGGAAGGAATGGGAGAAAGAGATGCAAATCATAAGGCAGATCAATGTGGATGCGCACAGACATCTAAACGCTATTCTTCCAAGATTTTGGAGCAGGTCCAGGTTTAATTTTCACTCTAAATGTGACACTCTTGTGAAAAACATGTGTGAGAGCTTTAATGGTGCAATAGTAGACTCTAGGGAGAAACCTATAGTGACAATGTTGGAGGACATAAGGGTTTATTTGATGAGTAGGTGGGCTCTTAATAGGGAAAGAATTAAGAACTTTAATGGGACAGTTTTACCTCGGACTAGGATGAAACTAGAGAGGAGAGGCAGATTAGCTGGTGAGTGGAGGCCTTACTGGTCTGCTGCACAAACATATAAGGTTGTTAATGGTTTGTCTAAATTTTCTGTTGATCTTTCTGCTCACGAGTGCTCCTATAGGAAGTGGCAGCTTAGTGGTATTCCCTGCACCCATGCCATTAGCTGCATCAACTATAAGGGCCTTGACATAGATGGATTTGTTGATGACTACTACAAGAAGGCTGCATATGTCAAGTGCTATGATTCAGTCATCAATCCTCTGAATGGCCCAGATTTGTGGGAGAAAACCAACTTTGATGATGTCATGCCCCCTCCTTATCGAAAGCCTAGCCACAGACCagtcaagaagaggaagagatga